A part of Microbacterium atlanticum genomic DNA contains:
- a CDS encoding class I SAM-dependent methyltransferase: MSDAAMWDAEAEAFDEAADHGLRDPAVREAWRALLVSLIAPPPLTIVDLGCGTGSLSVLLAELGHDVTGVDFSPAMIERARDKGRSAGVAVRFLRADASAPPLPAGQFDVVVSRHVLWAMRDPAAALGAWVDLLRPGGRIVLIEGRWHTGAGLPAAGARRLVAEAGLQGTAFRFLPDPELWGGPTSDERYALTAWR; the protein is encoded by the coding sequence ATGTCCGACGCCGCGATGTGGGATGCCGAGGCCGAAGCGTTCGACGAGGCCGCCGACCACGGTCTGCGGGACCCGGCCGTCAGGGAGGCGTGGCGCGCGCTGCTGGTCTCGCTGATCGCGCCCCCGCCGCTGACAATCGTCGATCTCGGCTGCGGAACGGGGTCGCTGTCGGTGCTGCTCGCCGAGCTCGGTCACGATGTCACGGGCGTGGACTTCTCGCCCGCCATGATCGAGCGGGCACGCGACAAGGGCCGGAGTGCGGGCGTCGCCGTCCGCTTCCTGCGCGCCGACGCGTCGGCCCCGCCCCTCCCGGCCGGCCAGTTCGATGTGGTGGTCAGCCGCCACGTGCTGTGGGCGATGCGCGATCCCGCCGCCGCCCTGGGCGCGTGGGTGGATCTGCTGCGACCGGGTGGACGGATCGTGCTCATCGAGGGACGATGGCACACCGGTGCGGGGCTGCCCGCCGCCGGCGCGCGTCGGCTGGTCGCCGAAGCCGGCCTCCAGGGCACGGCCTTCCGGTTCCTCCCCGACCCGGAGCTCTGGGGCGGTCCGACCTCCGACGAGCGCTACGCACTCACGGCATGGCGGTGA
- a CDS encoding alpha/beta fold hydrolase, with product MAETQIFEPDGRAIPYADEPRNGPALVLLPGQGLNISYLGPLAHALAEEDFHVVRIGPRHPATAADADVSLHDLAQDVVDVMQHVGLAGAWVGGHAFGGTVARTVAFDHPGRVNGVLLLGVEGAVATDELADSDVPAQARDADVVAMQRAAQTATPDVQWSTLPPALPVLVIQGTEDRLTPPANGEALQASAPDRVSVTSVEGGGHLFPVTHIGATAWPIEDYLDWD from the coding sequence GTGGCTGAAACCCAGATCTTCGAGCCCGATGGCCGGGCCATCCCGTATGCCGACGAGCCCCGCAACGGACCCGCGCTGGTGCTCCTGCCCGGGCAGGGCCTGAACATCAGCTACCTCGGACCCCTCGCGCACGCCCTGGCCGAGGAGGACTTCCACGTCGTCCGGATCGGTCCGCGCCACCCCGCCACTGCCGCGGACGCCGACGTGTCGCTGCACGACCTCGCGCAGGACGTGGTGGACGTCATGCAGCACGTCGGCCTCGCCGGCGCATGGGTCGGCGGTCACGCCTTCGGCGGCACCGTCGCCCGTACCGTGGCCTTCGATCACCCGGGGCGCGTCAACGGGGTGCTGCTGCTCGGCGTCGAAGGAGCCGTCGCGACCGACGAGCTCGCCGACTCCGACGTGCCGGCCCAGGCGCGCGATGCCGACGTGGTCGCGATGCAGCGCGCGGCACAGACGGCGACGCCCGACGTGCAGTGGTCCACGCTCCCGCCCGCCCTGCCGGTGCTCGTCATCCAGGGCACCGAGGACCGCCTCACGCCGCCGGCGAACGGCGAGGCGCTGCAGGCGTCCGCCCCGGACCGGGTGAGCGTGACGAGCGTCGAGGGCGGCGGGCACCTGTTCCCGGTGACCCACATCGGCGCGACGGCCTGGCCGATCGAGGACTACCTCGACTGGGACTGA
- the ychF gene encoding redox-regulated ATPase YchF, with the protein MALTIGIVGLPNVGKSTLFNALTKNQVLAANYPFATIEPNIGVVNLPDPRLDTLAEIFSSERILPAAVSFVDIAGIVRGASEGEGLGNKFLANIREADAIAQVVRGFADDDVVHVDGAVNPQSDMETINAELQLADLETLEKAIVRYEKEVKGRKLDPSVLATAVEAKEALERGVLLSASGIDLTPIRELGLLTAKPFIFVFNVDEAVLTDASRKAELEALVAPAKAVFLDAKIESELIDLEPQDAAELLASTGQEESGLDQLARIGFDTLGLQTYLTAGPKEARAWTIGKGWKAPQAAGVIHTDFEKGFIKAEVISFDDLVAAGSVVEARAKGKARLEGKDYVMQDGDVVEFRFNV; encoded by the coding sequence GTGGCTCTCACCATCGGAATCGTCGGACTCCCGAACGTCGGCAAGTCGACCCTCTTCAACGCCCTGACCAAGAACCAGGTCCTCGCGGCGAACTACCCGTTCGCGACGATCGAGCCCAACATCGGCGTGGTCAACCTGCCCGACCCGCGTTTGGACACGCTCGCCGAGATCTTCTCGTCGGAGCGGATCCTGCCCGCCGCCGTGTCGTTCGTCGACATCGCCGGCATCGTCCGCGGCGCGAGCGAGGGGGAGGGGCTCGGCAACAAGTTCCTCGCGAACATCCGCGAGGCGGACGCCATCGCGCAGGTGGTGCGGGGTTTCGCCGACGACGATGTCGTCCACGTCGACGGCGCGGTGAACCCGCAGAGCGACATGGAGACGATCAACGCGGAGCTGCAGCTGGCCGACCTCGAGACCCTCGAGAAGGCGATCGTGCGCTACGAGAAGGAGGTCAAGGGCCGCAAGCTCGACCCCTCGGTGCTCGCCACGGCGGTCGAGGCGAAGGAGGCGCTCGAGCGCGGAGTGCTGCTGTCCGCCTCCGGCATCGACCTGACGCCGATCAGGGAGCTGGGCCTGCTGACCGCCAAGCCTTTCATCTTCGTCTTCAACGTCGACGAGGCGGTGTTGACGGATGCCTCCCGCAAGGCCGAGCTCGAAGCGCTGGTGGCCCCGGCCAAGGCGGTGTTCCTGGACGCCAAGATCGAGTCCGAGCTCATCGACCTCGAGCCGCAGGACGCTGCGGAGCTGCTGGCATCCACCGGCCAGGAGGAGTCGGGGCTCGACCAGCTGGCCCGCATCGGGTTCGACACCCTCGGCCTGCAGACCTATCTGACGGCGGGGCCCAAGGAAGCGCGGGCGTGGACCATCGGCAAGGGATGGAAGGCCCCCCAGGCGGCCGGCGTCATCCACACCGACTTCGAGAAGGGCTTCATCAAGGCCGAGGTGATCTCCTTCGACGACCTCGTCGCGGCGGGGTCGGTCGTCGAGGCGCGCGCGAAGGGGAAGGCGCGCCTCGAGGGCAAGGACTACGTCATGCAGGACGGCGACGTCGTCGAGTTCCGCTTCAACGTCTGA
- a CDS encoding SAM-dependent methyltransferase, producing MDECCPPRTPDGYEREFDDRFARRLAKEYRRDGLTPSAQLVLDFADSIGLAGATMLEIGGGIGDIQIEALKRGAAHATNVELSSAYEPEAVRLLDEAGLRERATRMLGVDLAATPEAVGPADVVVLHRVVCCYPDYRRLLGAAAGRGRRAVVFSHPGNALWTRIASRAINALYTLTGNPYRSFAHDARAMEDVLVQHGFTPRYRERSGPWHVVGAVRT from the coding sequence GTGGACGAGTGCTGCCCGCCGCGCACGCCCGACGGCTACGAGCGCGAGTTCGACGACCGGTTCGCCCGGCGTCTGGCCAAGGAGTACCGCCGCGACGGTCTCACGCCGAGCGCGCAGCTCGTCCTGGACTTCGCCGACTCGATCGGCCTCGCAGGTGCGACCATGCTGGAGATCGGCGGCGGCATCGGCGACATCCAGATCGAGGCGCTGAAGCGCGGGGCCGCGCACGCCACCAACGTCGAGCTCTCCTCGGCGTACGAGCCGGAGGCCGTCCGGCTGCTCGACGAGGCCGGGCTGCGGGAGCGGGCGACGCGGATGCTCGGGGTCGACCTCGCCGCCACTCCCGAGGCGGTCGGCCCGGCGGATGTGGTCGTGCTGCACCGCGTCGTGTGCTGCTACCCGGACTACCGCCGGCTGCTCGGCGCCGCGGCGGGGCGCGGCCGACGTGCCGTCGTCTTCAGTCACCCGGGGAACGCGCTGTGGACCCGGATCGCCTCCCGCGCCATCAACGCGCTGTACACGCTGACGGGCAATCCCTACCGCTCCTTCGCGCATGATGCGCGGGCGATGGAGGACGTGCTCGTGCAGCACGGGTTCACGCCGCGGTACCGCGAGCGCAGCGGGCCGTGGCACGTCGTCGGCGCCGTGCGAACGTAG
- a CDS encoding 3'-5' exonuclease, whose amino-acid sequence MALDFTAIDFETANSSNASACAVGLARVRDGRVVETAGWLIRPPAGHDVFFELNVRIHGIRPEDVVGAASWSEQLADIAAFTGDDILVAHNAGFDMAVLKRACDATGDDCPPFRYACSLQVARKVYRLESYRLPFVAAEAGFADFPHHNATADALACAHVMIDAATRVGAADIDGLAATVGVRVSQIAVAEVPAVSLAVA is encoded by the coding sequence GTGGCTCTGGATTTCACCGCGATCGACTTCGAGACGGCGAACTCCAGCAACGCCTCCGCCTGCGCCGTCGGGCTCGCGCGGGTGCGCGACGGCCGCGTCGTCGAGACCGCCGGATGGCTGATCCGGCCGCCTGCCGGCCACGACGTCTTCTTCGAGCTGAACGTGCGGATCCACGGCATCCGCCCGGAGGACGTCGTCGGCGCCGCGTCGTGGAGCGAGCAGCTCGCCGACATCGCCGCGTTCACCGGCGACGACATCCTCGTGGCGCACAACGCCGGGTTCGATATGGCCGTGCTCAAGCGGGCCTGCGACGCCACCGGAGACGACTGTCCGCCCTTCCGCTACGCCTGCAGCCTGCAGGTGGCGCGCAAGGTGTACCGCCTCGAGTCCTACCGGCTGCCCTTCGTCGCCGCCGAGGCGGGCTTCGCGGACTTCCCGCACCACAACGCCACCGCCGACGCCCTCGCCTGCGCACACGTCATGATCGATGCGGCGACCCGGGTGGGCGCGGCCGACATCGACGGCCTCGCAGCGACCGTCGGCGTGCGGGTCTCGCAGATCGCCGTCGCCGAGGTGCCGGCCGTCTCCCTCGCCGTCGCGTAG
- a CDS encoding DNA recombination protein RmuC produces MDAVVISAVVVAAIVAGSLAGWAAGLARGAARAARDHAELTARLAASEAARQGVQAQLDHQQVLYRELASQARHDQAAREERERREQSVLRALAPVQETLAAMHVKVDELERDRHTQFGTLAEQLRRAHEADEALRATTESLASALRSGSTRGVWGETQLRRVVEAAGLTRHVDFDVQTSITTDAGAGRPDMVIRLPGDKAIAVDAKVPLDAYLEASAIPLTAQGAEAARRRSLLDKHVKAVRAHVDALARKTYWAGLASSPEFVVCFVPSESLLAAALEEDPSLLDYAFGKRVALASPVNLWAVLKTVAYTWTQQDVSQEARALFDLGNQLYERLGSLASHADDLRRAIERTVDSYNRFAGSLETRVLVSARRFPGIDATKLDAVSGPATIEKTPRRLTAPELLDGTLAAPESDEALGVPAAIAELGEVRTRIDSPRD; encoded by the coding sequence ATGGACGCAGTCGTGATCAGTGCCGTGGTGGTCGCCGCGATCGTCGCCGGGTCTCTGGCCGGGTGGGCCGCGGGGCTCGCCCGCGGGGCGGCACGCGCCGCGCGTGACCACGCCGAGCTCACCGCCCGCCTCGCGGCGTCCGAGGCCGCCCGCCAGGGCGTCCAGGCGCAGCTCGACCATCAGCAGGTCCTGTACCGCGAGCTGGCGTCGCAGGCGCGGCACGACCAGGCGGCGCGCGAGGAGCGCGAGCGTCGCGAGCAGTCGGTGCTCCGCGCGCTCGCTCCGGTGCAAGAGACACTGGCCGCGATGCACGTCAAGGTGGACGAGCTCGAGCGCGACCGCCACACGCAGTTCGGCACGCTCGCCGAGCAGCTCCGCCGCGCGCACGAGGCCGACGAGGCCCTGCGGGCGACGACAGAGTCCCTGGCGAGCGCGCTGCGCTCGGGCAGCACGCGGGGCGTCTGGGGCGAGACCCAGCTGCGCCGCGTGGTCGAGGCGGCCGGCCTCACCCGTCACGTCGACTTCGACGTGCAGACCTCGATCACGACGGATGCCGGTGCCGGCCGCCCCGACATGGTGATCCGCCTCCCCGGCGACAAGGCGATCGCCGTCGACGCGAAGGTGCCGCTCGACGCCTACCTCGAGGCCAGCGCCATCCCGCTCACGGCACAGGGAGCGGAGGCGGCACGTCGGCGCTCACTCCTCGACAAGCACGTCAAGGCCGTGCGCGCGCACGTGGACGCGCTGGCGCGCAAGACCTATTGGGCCGGGTTGGCGTCCAGTCCCGAGTTCGTCGTGTGCTTCGTGCCGAGCGAGTCGCTGCTCGCGGCCGCGCTGGAGGAGGATCCCTCGCTTCTGGACTACGCCTTCGGGAAGCGGGTGGCCCTGGCGTCGCCGGTGAACCTGTGGGCGGTGCTCAAGACGGTGGCGTACACGTGGACCCAGCAGGACGTCTCGCAGGAGGCCCGCGCCCTGTTCGACCTGGGCAACCAGCTGTACGAGCGCCTGGGCTCCCTCGCGTCGCACGCCGATGACCTGCGGCGGGCGATCGAGCGCACGGTCGACAGCTACAACCGGTTCGCCGGGTCGCTCGAGACGCGGGTGCTGGTGAGCGCCCGCAGATTCCCCGGCATCGACGCCACCAAGCTCGACGCCGTGAGCGGGCCGGCGACGATCGAGAAGACGCCTCGCCGCCTCACCGCCCCCGAGCTGCTCGACGGCACCCTCGCCGCTCCGGAGAGCGACGAGGCGCTCGGCGTACCGGCGGCGATCGCCGAGCTCGGCGAGGTGCGCACCCGCATCGACTCGCCGCGAGATTGA
- a CDS encoding UDP-N-acetylmuramyl pentapeptide phosphotransferase: MATQQTGETSSPQTGAHAVVANAIDPARRPDVLLRVRRDEGHEISAWWMIGAFVGVSAAVIGLLSFVPGGH, from the coding sequence ATGGCCACGCAGCAGACCGGAGAGACCTCGTCGCCCCAGACCGGCGCGCACGCGGTCGTCGCGAACGCGATCGATCCTGCTCGCCGCCCCGACGTGCTGCTGCGCGTGCGCCGCGACGAGGGACACGAGATCAGCGCGTGGTGGATGATCGGCGCGTTCGTCGGCGTCTCCGCCGCCGTCATCGGGCTGCTGAGCTTCGTCCCCGGTGGTCACTAG